CTTTACCGCGTTGAAAACATTTTCATGGTTGCTGAAAACGCCGGAAGGAGCTATCGATCTGGGTGGGGGCAACCCACTGGCCCGGCAAAGGATTCAGGATGCTGTCGCAGCCGAGCTTGCGAACAAGGGATTCATGGAAATTATCGATGGGAAGTCAGATTTTTACGTGACCTATTTTGTTGGTACTCAGGAGAGGATTCAGGTCCAACCTATGCAAGGTCCCCTGATGAGACCGTATCGGATGGGTATGGGCTACGCAGAAGTTTACCAATACGAGGAAGGCACGCTCATACTCGATCTGCTTGATTCGAAGAAGCAGCATGTCATCTGGCGTGGGGTTGCCAAAGGAGAGGTGGATTGGCAAAGATCCCATGAAGAGAAGACGGAGCTAATTGATGAGGCCGTCCATAAAGTTCTGGCAACATTCCCCCCAAAACGTTCCTGATGCATCACGGTTGGCTTCGCGAAGTCCGACTACCATGGAATCTCTTTTAAAGACGCTTCTCGATCTTAAAAGATATGCGATCAAATTGCCGGAAAGTCCTTTCATTGGCATGGGGCTGAAAAGTAGCGTGGCGTGAAGCGGATGCGGCCGTTTACGGTCTGTACACAGGCCCGCCACTGAAGGGGAGCTTCACTAAATCTTTCTGGTTATGGTAAAATCAAACGGTTTTCCGGGAAGAATTAAGAATTTTATCTACAAAGGAGGAGAACATGGAAGCTGTCATTGGTGGTGTGGTGGTCGGAGCTGTTGTCGCAGTGGCTGCTCCCTCCATAGCGTCGGGAATTGGATCGGTACTTCGGCCTATGGCCAAAGAAATTATTAAAGGAGGTCTTGTGGCCTACGCCGCTGTTTCAGAAATGGTTTCTGAAACCGGGGAACATTTCAATGACATTGTGGCTGAGGCCAAGGCAGAAATCGAGCATCACGATAAAAAAATGCCGCGGGCTAAAGCGCAGCAGGCTTGACCAAGGAATAGCCCAAGTTTGGCAGGCAATACCCCGCTCAGCTCACGCAAATCTTATGTCGGGGGATGAGCTGTTTCCAGGATAAAAAAGGACGTGAGCCATTGTTGAAGTCGTGTGCCTTGATGATTGTTCTCTATCAGAAAGTCAGGACTCAGGGGCAAAATGCGGAGGGGAATACATTACTGTCCCAGTTGGTACCCTTAGTGCCGGCTTGAAGGATAGGGTCAGATTCTACCCTTCTCAGATTCATTCACCAGCAACTTCAGTGGGCCTCTGACCTGAATGAGGAGGAGCTGTATTATCCCTTCTGCTTGGCATAAGTTTGGTCTTTACCCTACCTGTTTTTCTTCCGTTACTGAAGTCATTTCCCCCGAATCCTCTTAGCTGCTTAGAATTGCCATGATTGCCTGTGTGTGGAATGAAGGAAGGACAGTTTGTGAAGAGGTAAGACTCTGCTGCTTTATTCCCGCGCGAAATTCGATTGCCCTGAAATATTTGTCGAGCGGTAAAAGACGAACAGTCTTAAACCCCGGTTTGGATCCACTGCCCATCATCTCTACAGTTTTTCCGGCCTTTGACAATGTCTCCAAACACATTTTCATTTGAATGACTCGCACTGCTGAGCGTTTCCCTTCCTCGGTGATGGCTTTCCTTCTCAATGTCACAAAATATGAATTCCATAGGAAAGATGCTAAAGCCGGTCGTTAGAGATTTCATAAAAAATTTAGGATTGAAGTGGAAAGGATGTGTGGATCTGTCTGGATTGTGGTCCACCTGGTACGCAGTGCGGGCCATCCTGATAGCGGATGGCAATTCCGGTGAGCGATCTCACCGTTGTGTCATACATCATGGGCGTTCCCATGCCGTAAGGCGAATACCCGAATCCACCTATTGTGTATCCGGTTGTACCGTATCCCCCGTACCCGCCCATACCATAAGAGGCATATCCCCATCCGGGGTAGCCGTAATTGTACGCATACCCTCCGTAGGCGGGAGTTGAGACTGTCCGTTTTGTTCCCTTATAGAGCACGACGGCGTCGGCCCCTAAATCAGCCGCTTTTTTGATAATGGCCCCTTCCTCGTCTGCATAACTCTCCGCCGAATCCAGGACACTCAATTGGGCCAGGGCGATATGAGGGCATTTTGGCTCTAGAGCCATCACTTCCACATCTAAAGTCGATTTTTTGGGTGGAAAGGTTTGGCTCGTTAATAGAATGGTATCGACTGAGGTACACCCTGTCATGATGAACCATATACCCGTCAAACATAGGGCAAATAATACGGTCGGTCGTTTTACGCAATCCATTCGGGTCTCCTTGCCTTATCGCAAATATTGTTCAATCAACTTGCTTTCTGTTTCTATGCGCAACACTTCGATCCCGGCCCGTTGTTGTCGATAATCATTCATGGCCTCTTTAAATTCTTGAAGTCGGCTAAGCCAGGCTTGTAAGGCTTCGGGTTTTTTTTCGGGATGGTCCTGGACTTTCCGCAAGAGTCCCTCAGTGAATCGCAATCCGTCGAGTTGCAGCTTCCATTGTTCCTGATGCAGTTCCCAGCCTCTCAGATCAAGATTCCGGACTTCCTGAATGAGAGGATCATTGGAATCCGGAACCTCGCGTAAAAACTTCATCCGGTCCGAAACCTTCTCAATGTTAATGGTCAATTCGGCAATGTGGCGTTCGATGTCCGTGATGATGAATGGTAAGGGGTGCATTTCCTCATTTGCGGCCATGGAGTTTCCCATGATTCCCATGGTCAAGGTCAGCACCATTGCGAAAATGTGCGTCATGCGTGACATGCTCATAGCATAGGCCTTTCTTTGTGATCGAAGTGGGTTGGGAAAATAATGAGATTCTGGAAGCTGGTTTGTTTTTCTGATAAGTGATTTGGCAGTGAGAATCCTGCCAACTGAGGGTTACGTGTTTATCTTCTCTTTCATTTCAGGGTCTGTTGAAAAAAGCCGCCAGCGGCGTTCTCGCCATTTTTCCGTGCTCACGTACTACGTGTACGCTCCGCGCGTACAAACGGCTGCGGCCTTGCTGGACGGACCCTTCGGGAAGACTCAGGGCATGCTTTTTTGAACCGACCCGGAGCCTTTGAAGAGTAATCTAATCCTGGGCAAATTTTCCCTTGAAAATCTTTTTTATTCAACACTCCCTTTCACGAACGCAAGGTTCCAAACGAGATGCCATTTCACCATAAACTCTTTTGTCCAGGCAATGAAGAATTTCCACAGGCGGTATTCTTTTGGGAGGTTCTCAGTCTAGGAGATATCTTCGAATCCTTCTGAGTGAGAAGGTCCTTTAACCCATGCGTAGATCCGACCTTATGTGGCCTTCTCTTGCAGAAAGAATCGGGTCACTTGGACATTGATTGGATTAGCTGTGGGATGATAGCGCTGTGGACTCTTCCTTGATTAGCATGATCAAAGAAAATAATCTGGTAAATTACTTGGCCTCACTAATAGAGCTTCCCTTTTTTCTGTCCTGTTGCACTTTCTACAGGTTCTTGAAGTCAGAAAAAAAGCGCCTCCTGCTACTGGCAGGAGGCGCCCAATTTTTTGAATCCCGGGTGTGAATCCGAAGGACTAAACGGCTAAGGCACCTAAGACCATAAAAGCCGCCAGCACTCCCAAGAATGACGCGAGAACTTCAGACAGAAAGGACATGGCATCGCCTCCTTTGCACGGTAGGGTTGAACTGTCCATTGCCTTTCAGAGGCAACGGCCTGACTTTTTCCACTCAGATGGAAAAGAAATATTTGGAAAGAAGCAGAATCGGCGCGCCCGGCAATCCCGGAATAATAAACAAGACCGCACCCACGACTAACGAAAGCCAACCCATAAAATTATAAAATGACTTACTCATGTTGACGCCTCCTTTTTGGGGGTGATTGTCATTCCGGCATGTAATGCTTCACAAAAAAAGTGCTTGCGGCAATATTCTCTCCTAGAGACTGGACTCTTTCCCATTCATTGGTAAATCCACACCGGGTACTCTTGTGAGGGTTTCTGAATACCCCATTGCGAAAGGCCCTCATGATTTCATGGAAAAGTTTAACTGAAAAAGGGTATAAATCAGCAGCATATTTTCACAAAAGAATATGATATTGTGGAAAGGATTGAGGTCCTTTGGAAAATTGGTAGGACGATCGATGGTAGGGACACCCGGAGTTGAACACGCCGGAAAAGACGACTGTGAAGGTATAAAGCCTGACTGTCATAGCCAACAGTCCTTGGTAGTCAAACTGAATTGATTGTTAGAGCTCCTCTTTGGAGAGCTTACCTTCTCTGAAGGCGATGGTCTTTTCAATGGCCTCGGTAAACGTCTCCCCATAGGCAAAAATTCTATACCCGAGATAGCCGGCGGCGACCCCTGCCACAATCTCACCGACACCAATGGTCATGGCTGCAGCAACGCCCAAACCGCCAGTCAAAACACCGCCGACATTGGGATGTTCATGAAAAACTTCCCAAATTCCACCGGTAAGCGCGGTAATGCCTCCTTCCAGGCCTCCTAACGCTTCTTTGCCACTTGCGGCGATTGAGTCAGTCATTGATTCTGTATCTGTTGTGCTGGTTGCACTTTTCGCCATATCAACATCCTTCTCAAATAAAAAAATCTCAGCCCCACGTCACCATGGAATTCTAACGGAATCATGGCAGGTTGTAAAATTCTGTGAAGAATTCCAGGCCCGGATATTGCTGTTCCCCACCTCTCGTCCTGCCGGAGAATTATGATGACGATGATGAATGTGTCAATTCCGCCCTGGCCTCTGTGACCAGCTCTGAAAAGGTGGCTTCGATTATCAAGCCTCCCTTGACGACTCCTTTGACGACAGGGCGAACACTTTGTTGAAGACCGGAAATGATGTAGGGCGAAAAATACCCTACCGCGGCCGTAGCCACAAATCCGATCGCGCCCCAGATCAAACCCGCAACGCCAGTCTCCATGAGATCCTCCTCTTCTTTAAATCTCTTTTCTTATTTCCTGTATGGAAAAGATTTAGCCTTCAACGGTTGTTTTTTTTGCCTGCTTGACTTCAGATTTTGCCTCAGCGACAAGATCTTGAATGTGTTCCCCTGACTCAGCAACGAGTTCTGATGTCGCGGTAAAGGCCGCCATTCCACCCTTAATGACCCCCTTGGTGAGCGCACGCGCTCCTGAAATTACTCCGGAAACGAGCGATGGAGCAGCTAACGCGGCAATCGCTCCAACGACCACACCCCCAATGATTGGCAACATACAGACTATCTCCCTTCTTGAACAGGTTTACGTGAATACTCTCGAAGCATGCGATCAATAATGCTTCTCAACCCTATGGGGTTACGCCGGGATGTCGAGAAGTTCCCCTTCCAACACAGGAAAGCGTTGTTCCTGCCCCCCGTTTTCAGAAATATCATGCCTCACCCCGTGCGGTTCCAACACCAGCATAGGCCGTGGCGGTGCGGCTGGCTTTCCCATAATGGGTCGAAGGCCATTCAAGGTGGCAATGATGGCTGACCCATTACTGAGGAGGGTCGCGCCGATGGGACCGAGGATTCCAATACAGGCCAAACCCAACGCAATGGTATTGGGAATAGAAATGATTTTCCAATTTTGATGGATCAAGCTGATCGCTTCACGACTAATGTCAATGGCCGCGGGGATCTTCCATAGGCCTCCATGGAGTAAGGTCACATGGGCCGTATCCTGAGCGACCTGAGTGCCACCCTCCACGGCAATTCCGACATCGGCAAAGGCAAGGGCCGGGGAGTCATTGATCCCATCTCCCACCACGGCCACCTTATATCCTTGTCGTTGTAGGTCCTTCACCACATCCGCTTTATGGCCGGGGAAGACTTCGGCGATGTAGCGGTCAATCCCCAAATCCATGGCGACGCGTTTGGCAACTTTTTCATGATCTCCTGTGAGCATGACGATTTCTTTAACCCCACGGTCCTTGAGAGCCTGAATCACTTCAATGGCCTCCGGCCTGATAGGATCGGTATAAGACAACAGACCTGCGAGTTTCCCATCCACGGCCACACAGAGGGGAGAGACGGCACGATCTTCCATGTCGCTGATTTGCTTTTTAATCTTTTTTGAAAGCGTGATGCGTTGTTCCGCCATATACCGGTGATTCCCTACCAGCACAATCTTATCGTCCACTATGGATTCAACGCCAAGCCCCAGCGTGTAGTCGGATGTGGTCCGCTCCGGGATCATCAGTCCACGTTCCTGCGCAGCACGGACGATGGCTTGGGCTACAGGGTGTGTCAGGCGGTTCTCCGCAGCCGCGGCCAGGGTCAAGACTTCATCTGCGGTGAAGGAGCCAAGTGGGCAAATGTCCACCACGTCGGGGTGTCCCATGGTTAAGGTGCCTGTTTTATCAAAGACCACAGCATCCACTTCAGCCAGGGTTTCCATATGCCGCCCGCCTTTGATTAAAATCCCATGGCGGATCGCTTTTGTCATGGAGCAGAGGACGGTCGTGGGAGCTGCGATTCTGATTCCCGTTCCGTAGTCCACAATTAACACGGCCGCTGCGCCGGGAATGCCGCCGCCAATGACGGCGCCCACCGCGCCAAGTCCAAAACTATAGGGAACCAGGTCATTGGCCCATTTTACGGCATAGTTTTGAATTTTGGTCTCTCTGGCCGGGGCGCCTTCAACTAAACGCACAATTCGGGCGGCTTCGGTTTCATCTCCGATTTGTTCAGCCTGAACGTACAGTTCACCTTCACGCAGGACGGTGGCGGCATAGACCGGATCGCCGGGATTTTTTTCGACCGGCATGGATTCACCGGTAAGAGTGGCTTGATCCACCAGGGCTTTTCCCGATTGGACGGTCCCATCTATGGAAATCCGTTCCCCCGGGTAGATAACCACGGTTTCTCCTCGTTGAATCTCACTGACGGGAACCTGGATGGTTTGCCCGTTCCGAATGACCCACGCACGAGTCTTCTGGTAAGCCAGAACTTCCTCGATCGCTTTTTTGGATTGCAACACTGTGAGGTCGCGAATATAGTCCGCAACATTGATGAGAAAGACCATACCGGTTGCCATGGGAAAGGCACCTTGTATCGACATCAGCGCGGTCGCGGAGGCATCAAGAACATCCACATTCAGTTTCCCGTCCACCGCGACAGAATGGTAAGCTCGTTTGAGCATAGGCAGTGCAGCAGCCAGGAGAAAGACGGGAACCGCGATTGGTGCAAGAGGTTCGACAAACAGGGCGATGGCAATTCCGGTGCTTGAATACCACAGTTCCGGGCCGGACTCCTCATCAACGGCATTCTCTGCCTGTTCTGGTATGACCTGTTTGGGCTGGTATGCCTCAATGTCCTCATGCCGAAGGTCTCGCAGGAATTGGGAGAGTCTTTCTCCGTCCCAGAGGGTTGAGTCACAAGTTACCGTGACGCTGGAGCAGGTGGAGTTGACTCTGACCTCTTGAATGCCTTCCTGATCTTGTAAAAAGATAGGGAGGGCTTCGGCAAGCTGGGCACGAATCTGTAAGGCAGGGACACGAAGACGCACTCGTCCTGGAAGTGAATGGACAACTTTCGAAGAGGCCATGATATTGGGAATGGTGGCGGGTAGGTTGGAGGATTTTTCTCTGGAAGAGGACTTCGCTCCATTCCCCTTGTTCTGGTCATGGACTGTCTGTCCAAAGGATGTTTGGAGGTGGTCGATGGCGAAATCGTTCGGGGAGACTCCAAGGGTCTCAGCGACGGAACGGAAGAAATCCGGATTAGTCACCTGACATGCATCATAGTGAAGAATGAGATGACCGGTGGTTAAATTCCTTGTGACCTCATCTACCCCTTCCAACTCAGAAAGCTTGAGATCGATCGCTTCTGCGGAGTCAACATTTTGCTCGTCCTCAGATAGTTTTACACGAAGACGCCCTGGAATAGCATGAACAATGGAGGCCGAAAGAACGCCCATGGGGATAATTCCTTTGAATGAAGTGAGGATTGGGGGAATACATCTGCGCGAATTCTAAATTTTTATTTATAAGGATATCGTCGAGTTCTATCCTGTGGTTTCAATCATTAGTTTTGTCATGACCGCTATTGTCCAATTTAAGGTTTGCCTCTGGCTTTCTTGGAAGATTTATCAGACTTGGCTTTTTTCTCGATTTTTGTGCCGGCCTGGCGAACAGTTTTTATAGGTTTGCCCCGACCTTTGGCAGGAGGGGCATCTTTGTCTTTGTTTACTGGCTGGACAGCAGATGGGGATAAGTTTAGACAGGAAGAAATGGATGGATGAAGGGCCAGTACTTCTAAGGCAGTCGGGTCGTATTGAATGAGAAGGCTTCCCGTCTTGGGGTTGGTCTCCAGATGTGTAATCCCATGGACCTTATGAAGGAGGTTTTGAATTTCCTCGGCATAGGCGATATTGTTTTTCAGCCGGTGAAGCTTAAGGCGCACTCGATCAGGCAAAGCGTGGACAACCTGAATGTCTTTTTCGATTTTCATTGGTCTTCCCTATGCCTCTCGGGGCTTTCCTCAGGCTTTTGTGTGTGGATCCTTCGACTTTCCAGATTTTCTCGCTCTGCCTTTTGTTTCGGTTTCTTCGTGGTCACCGTCAGCGGAGGGCGGTTTCATCGTTTCTGAGCGTGCCTCCTCCACGAGATCATTCAATTGCTTTCCAAACCCCGATGCCTTCTCTGAAACCGTTTCATAGACGACGAGCCCGGCTTTCACGAGCTCTTTGACTAAAGGGCGGAACGCTCCAGAAATTCCCCCGGGACCGCTCCCAGCTTGGGACTTGTCCGTTGATTCAGGATCTTCTTTCTCGGGATGAGACATGTTCCGGCCCAATCTGCTTTAGTTTGAGGGTTTGGCTTTCGTGGGATGGGCAATTTCTGCTTTTGCCTCGGCGACAATGTCATTGAATTGTTCCCCGGTCTCGGCAACCATCTCTGAAACAGCGGTATAGGCCACAATACCCCCCTTGAGGACTTCTTTTGCCAAGGGACGAAGCATCCCTCCAATTCCCGAAATAAGTGAAGGGGCTGCCACTGCCGCTACAGCTCCAACCACGGCACCGCCAATTACAGCTTCCATTTGCAGGTTCTCCTTTCAAGCTCATACTTATTCACATTTATCCCACAAAATTTCCACAGGGTCTATATAAATTTTTCTGAACTTTTTTTCAAGGGTTTTTTCATTAGTCTGTGATCTTTTAAAAAATAATCCAACAAACAAATGGGGCTAAATGCCACAAAAATAGGGGACCTTCTGATTGAGCTGGCTGTGAAGTCCCACTTAATGGACTTTCCCGTCCAACACCTGCTTAATGCAGGATAAAGCCGTGTCGAGTTCCCTCCCGAACCCAGTAGGTCTTTCCAGGCCAGATATATTCCATGCCTTGGGGACCGTGGATTTGGATGCCTGTCAGGACGGCATAGTCATTATGCACGGGGTCAACGGTTAATTGGATCATTCTTTCCAGTTCCTCAAGAATCACCTCATATGCAATTTTGGTGAGGCTCAGCAGATCCGGAATGTCACCATAGGTGAGTTTGCGAAACAGGTGTTGTTTTAGCAGGCTTTGTTCGATGTCATCCGGATCAATGCCTAACGAGACGCACCGATTGGCCAGTTCCATCTGGAATCCGTGCAATGCCCCGCAGGCATGGGACGGTTGAAAGCGCCCCGGACGATCATGGCGTCCAATCTCGCCTTGTGCATCCACCCCGATGTGCGGCAGGGCAAAATAGACATAACGTTCACGCCCATCCTCATTCGGCGCATGGTGCTGCGCCGCTAAAAATCCGGTTTTTCCAAGAAAGAGCATGCCGCCCAGACTGGAAAAAATAAAGGCTTCTCCCCAGGTTTTTTTGACCTCCTCTACTAAGGGCAAGGTCAGTTCATCCCGGCACACGCTGACGAAGGCAATCGTGTTTTCAGCGCGGAAGCCCGCAGTCTGCAGAAGATTATACGAGCGTTGGACAAAATCACCTTGTGGTATCGCCTTGGGAAAGTGCGCAGAGAGAACTGTTTCAAAGTTTGCCATGGGTGTGCCTGGCTACATCGGAAGAAAGAAAAATCCAATGCCTAAAATCAGATAGACTCCCAGCAACATCACGCCCTCCATCCAGTGGGATTCGCCATCTTTCGTGAGGTTTCCGTTGACGAGAATCGCGATGACAATGGCCGCAATTTCAAATGGCACGAAAAGCAGATCCAGGGGTTTGGGACCGAGAAGGTAACTGACGAATACCAGCATCGGTGCCACAAACATGATCACCTGGGTACTCGCCCCGACGGCAATGCCCATGACCAGATCCATTTGATTATTCCTGGCAAACCGTATGGAATTCATCAGCTCTGCCGCATTTCCGAATACGGCGAGAAAAATCACACCGGCAAAAATAGGCGTAAGGCCGATGCCTGCGGCTGCGGGCTCAATTGCTCCGGTTAATATTTCGCTCATGAAGGCAATCGCAATGGTGACGGCCGCCAAGATCCCAATGGCCTTGTTTTTACTCCATGCCTCTTCTTGTTCCTCCTCTCCTCGAGGCGTGCCTGCTCCAACCTGTTCTTCGGCTTCCGCGCGAAATAAATGCTGGTGAGTTTTTAGGGTAAACACCAGGCTTAGGACATAGGCGATGAAGAGCACAATGGCGATTTCGGTACTGAGTTCCTCTTCCTGTTTTGACGTGAAATGAAATAGCGCAGGGACCATAAGCCCGACACCCGCGAGTGTTAACAGTCCCGAACTCATCCCGGCCGCCGTCGCATTAAATTTTTGCCGTTCATGGCGAAGGCCGCCGAGGAGTATCGCAAGCCCCATTCCGAGCAGCAGGTTTCCCACGATGGATCCGGTGATGGAGGCTTTGACCACATCGTAGAGCCCGGCTTTCAAGGCGAAAATCGAAATAATCAATTCCGGGGCATTTCCCATCGTGGCCGCGAGTAATCCGCCAAGTGTCGCGCCGATATAGACCGACAGGCTTTCCGTTGATCGCCCCATCAAACCCGCTAACGGCACAATGGCAAGGCCCGAGGCAATGAAGACCAGAATGGGGTTGGCTTCGTACCAGTCAAGTCCTACTGCAATAGGGATGAAGACCAGGAGTAGATTAAGACCCATGGGTGCCCTCTTGAAATGGTTAAGCGAAACCGGAATATCGGCAGTGTACTAAATACCTACCACACTATTCATTACCTGTCTGTATAAAAGTAGTTTTCGCGCACGCTTGAACTCTCGTTGAAGGAGGGATGAACTCAATGTCGCCCAAAGGGAAAGGTTTTACAATTTCGTTACGTCTCAAATCCCGAACCAGAAAATTATAGGCAGCTTTAGGTGAAGGGTGAATATGTTGAGTGTTGGGAATGGAAGGCCTTCAGCACTCCCGACGGTTCCGTCATCCCGGACAATTAGTTGTGGAAGTTTTTTCCTATCGAGTTTATTCCTGACTCCTGGTATTGGAGCAGACAGTATCTGTAGGCCGCGCCTAAGTCTCTAAATGACAAAATTTTCAATCCGGGAGTACCTCACAAATGACAGTGGCGGACATGAAATTTAGGACGTCAAAATGAAATCTTGAGGCTATGGCATATGGCTACAGACTGAATATTTGAGCTATGCTGACGCCAAGTATCCTTGGGTTGATTTGGTTTGACAGGAAAGGCACCCCCTTTTCAGCCGGCCCTGAAGTTTCCCCCCGCATGTATGGACGCGCTGTCGCGCTTCAACATGCAAGGCGAAAGTGGGAAGCAGGCACCCAGAAGGGATTTTTTTGCTTGGTGAGTTG
The DNA window shown above is from Nitrospiraceae bacterium and carries:
- a CDS encoding DUF4136 domain-containing protein, which encodes MRLFVFWSIPVFVGCSSISVSSDYNESTDFTALKTFSWLLKTPEGAIDLGGGNPLARQRIQDAVAAELANKGFMEIIDGKSDFYVTYFVGTQERIQVQPMQGPLMRPYRMGMGYAEVYQYEEGTLILDLLDSKKQHVIWRGVAKGEVDWQRSHEEKTELIDEAVHKVLATFPPKRS
- a CDS encoding DUF5132 domain-containing protein — translated: MEAVIGGVVVGAVVAVAAPSIASGIGSVLRPMAKEIIKGGLVAYAAVSEMVSETGEHFNDIVAEAKAEIEHHDKKMPRAKAQQA
- a CDS encoding DUF5132 domain-containing protein, producing the protein MLPIIGGVVVGAIAALAAPSLVSGVISGARALTKGVIKGGMAAFTATSELVAESGEHIQDLVAEAKSEVKQAKKTTVEG
- a CDS encoding heavy metal translocating P-type ATPase; this translates as MGVLSASIVHAIPGRLRVKLSEDEQNVDSAEAIDLKLSELEGVDEVTRNLTTGHLILHYDACQVTNPDFFRSVAETLGVSPNDFAIDHLQTSFGQTVHDQNKGNGAKSSSREKSSNLPATIPNIMASSKVVHSLPGRVRLRVPALQIRAQLAEALPIFLQDQEGIQEVRVNSTCSSVTVTCDSTLWDGERLSQFLRDLRHEDIEAYQPKQVIPEQAENAVDEESGPELWYSSTGIAIALFVEPLAPIAVPVFLLAAALPMLKRAYHSVAVDGKLNVDVLDASATALMSIQGAFPMATGMVFLINVADYIRDLTVLQSKKAIEEVLAYQKTRAWVIRNGQTIQVPVSEIQRGETVVIYPGERISIDGTVQSGKALVDQATLTGESMPVEKNPGDPVYAATVLREGELYVQAEQIGDETEAARIVRLVEGAPARETKIQNYAVKWANDLVPYSFGLGAVGAVIGGGIPGAAAVLIVDYGTGIRIAAPTTVLCSMTKAIRHGILIKGGRHMETLAEVDAVVFDKTGTLTMGHPDVVDICPLGSFTADEVLTLAAAAENRLTHPVAQAIVRAAQERGLMIPERTTSDYTLGLGVESIVDDKIVLVGNHRYMAEQRITLSKKIKKQISDMEDRAVSPLCVAVDGKLAGLLSYTDPIRPEAIEVIQALKDRGVKEIVMLTGDHEKVAKRVAMDLGIDRYIAEVFPGHKADVVKDLQRQGYKVAVVGDGINDSPALAFADVGIAVEGGTQVAQDTAHVTLLHGGLWKIPAAIDISREAISLIHQNWKIISIPNTIALGLACIGILGPIGATLLSNGSAIIATLNGLRPIMGKPAAPPRPMLVLEPHGVRHDISENGGQEQRFPVLEGELLDIPA
- a CDS encoding DUF5132 domain-containing protein; the encoded protein is MSHPEKEDPESTDKSQAGSGPGGISGAFRPLVKELVKAGLVVYETVSEKASGFGKQLNDLVEEARSETMKPPSADGDHEETETKGRARKSGKSKDPHTKA
- a CDS encoding DUF5132 domain-containing protein, which produces MEAVIGGAVVGAVAAVAAPSLISGIGGMLRPLAKEVLKGGIVAYTAVSEMVAETGEQFNDIVAEAKAEIAHPTKAKPSN
- the cax gene encoding calcium/proton exchanger; the encoded protein is MGLNLLLVFIPIAVGLDWYEANPILVFIASGLAIVPLAGLMGRSTESLSVYIGATLGGLLAATMGNAPELIISIFALKAGLYDVVKASITGSIVGNLLLGMGLAILLGGLRHERQKFNATAAGMSSGLLTLAGVGLMVPALFHFTSKQEEELSTEIAIVLFIAYVLSLVFTLKTHQHLFRAEAEEQVGAGTPRGEEEQEEAWSKNKAIGILAAVTIAIAFMSEILTGAIEPAAAGIGLTPIFAGVIFLAVFGNAAELMNSIRFARNNQMDLVMGIAVGASTQVIMFVAPMLVFVSYLLGPKPLDLLFVPFEIAAIVIAILVNGNLTKDGESHWMEGVMLLGVYLILGIGFFFLPM